The proteins below come from a single uncultured Carboxylicivirga sp. genomic window:
- a CDS encoding histidine kinase, producing the protein MSGSIYSSKKLLIQTLVSTLYGVLIYSYLLFSEQGDLSSFGQEVDTLSLFIITSWIVFGAFSLVNKGLNQYKTWNKGTAPRFIIQFIANTLVAMLLLLLSTFLFVTLKRPEQSLSQFFSESGDATLKFIILFLLSNVVYILINLYQYSYTSFIQANIESEKMIRERLKLQYEILKSQLSPHYLFNTLNTIASLLHRDIATTEGFVRRFAHTFNYILKSHQKDLVSVKEELAFIDAYYFLLQIRFENALQLTIEIDDNVKDTYIPPMTLQLLVENAVKHNHFDEDKPLIIEITSDKNTISVSNNFERKPGFIKVDNQIVKKPNQHVSHKVGLENIKKRYSYFTRRELIINRDKHFTVQLPLIINHN; encoded by the coding sequence ATGTCCGGATCTATATACTCTTCGAAAAAACTACTTATTCAAACATTGGTCAGCACCCTTTATGGGGTGTTGATTTATAGCTATCTGTTATTTAGCGAACAAGGCGATCTTAGTTCTTTTGGACAAGAAGTAGATACGCTTTCGCTTTTTATCATTACATCGTGGATTGTTTTTGGAGCCTTTTCGCTTGTAAACAAAGGCTTGAATCAGTATAAAACATGGAATAAAGGAACAGCTCCGCGTTTTATTATACAATTTATTGCCAACACACTAGTAGCTATGCTGCTGTTGCTTTTAAGTACTTTTCTGTTTGTTACTCTTAAACGTCCCGAGCAATCACTGTCTCAGTTCTTTTCTGAATCGGGCGATGCTACATTAAAATTCATCATACTTTTCCTGCTTTCGAATGTTGTTTACATACTTATCAACCTTTATCAATACTCGTACACAAGCTTTATTCAGGCAAATATCGAGAGCGAAAAGATGATACGCGAGCGATTAAAATTGCAATACGAGATATTAAAAAGTCAGCTAAGCCCACATTATTTGTTTAACACACTTAATACCATTGCATCCCTACTTCATCGCGATATAGCAACAACCGAGGGTTTTGTCAGACGTTTTGCTCACACCTTCAATTACATTCTTAAAAGTCATCAAAAAGATTTGGTATCGGTAAAAGAAGAACTTGCTTTTATTGATGCTTACTATTTTCTGTTGCAAATTAGGTTTGAAAATGCTCTACAACTAACTATTGAAATTGATGACAATGTGAAGGATACCTACATACCTCCCATGACTTTGCAATTATTGGTTGAAAATGCGGTAAAGCATAATCATTTCGACGAAGACAAACCTTTAATTATTGAAATTACTTCTGATAAAAATACCATAAGTGTAAGTAACAATTTCGAACGTAAACCAGGTTTTATAAAGGTTGATAACCAAATTGTAAAAAAGCCCAATCAACATGTATCGCACAAAGTGGGGCTCGAAAACATAAAAAAACGTTACTCCTATTTCACACGACGCGAGCTCATCATCAATCGCGATAAACATTTTACCGTTCAGCTTCCTTTAATAATCAACCATAACTAG